In the genome of Dioscorea cayenensis subsp. rotundata cultivar TDr96_F1 chromosome 1, TDr96_F1_v2_PseudoChromosome.rev07_lg8_w22 25.fasta, whole genome shotgun sequence, one region contains:
- the LOC120267298 gene encoding serine/arginine-rich splicing factor RS40-like isoform X2, producing MRPIFCGNFEYDARQSELERLFSKYGKVDRVDMKTGFAFIYMEDERDAEDAIRGLDRFEFGRQGRRLRVEWTKQERDGRRSGGGNPRRSSANMRPTKTLFVINFDHITTRTRDLERHFEPYGKILNIRIRRNFAFIQFDSQEDATKALDATNMSKLMDRVISVEYALRDDDEKRNGYSPDRRGRDRSPVRGRDHRRSVSPYGRGAERGSPDYGRGPSSPYRSKPDARSSPDYGRAESPVYERYRSRSPMRQERP from the exons ATGAGGCCTATTTTCTGTGGCAACTTTGAATATGATGCACGCCAATCTGAGCTTGAGCGTCTCTTCAGCAAGTATGGGAAGGTGGACAGGGTTGACATGAAGACAG GCTTTGCCTTCATCTACATGGAGGATGAGCGTGATGCAGAGGATGCAATCCGAGGACTTGACCGGTTTGAGTTTGGCAGACAGGGTCGTCGTCTTCGTGTTGAGTGGACAAAG CAAGAACGTGATGGGCGACGATCTGGTGGTGGCAATCCTAGAAGATCTTCCGCTAATATGAGGCCCACAAAGACTTTGTTTGTGATTAACTTTGACCATATCACTACCAGgacaagggatttggagaggcattTTGAACCATATGGCAAAATTTTGAATATCAGGATTAGAAGAAACTTTGCTTTCATCCAGTTTGACTCACAGGAAGATGCAACAAAAGCATTGGATGCAACCAACATGAG CAAGTTGATGGATCGGGTTATATCAGTAGAATATGCTCTTcgtgatgatgatgaaaaaagAAATGGCTACAGCCCTGATCGAAGAGGTCGGGATAGGTCCCCAGTTAGAGGCCGCGATCACAGGAGATCTGTTAGTCCCTATGGCAGAGGTGCTGAGAGAGGTAGTCCTGACTATGGCCGTGGACCTAGTAGTCCATACAGAAGCAAGCCAGACGCGAGGAGCAGCCCCGACTATGGAAGAGCTGAAAGCCCTGTTTATGAGAGGTACCGCAG CCGCTCGCCGATGAGGCAGGAAAGGCCATGA
- the LOC120267298 gene encoding serine/arginine-rich splicing factor RS40-like isoform X3, translating to MEDERDAEDAIRGLDRFEFGRQGRRLRVEWTKQERDGRRSGGGNPRRSSANMRPTKTLFVINFDHITTRTRDLERHFEPYGKILNIRIRRNFAFIQFDSQEDATKALDATNMSKLMDRVISVEYALRDDDEKRNGYSPDRRGRDRSPVRGRDHRRSVSPYGRGAERGSPDYGRGPSSPYRSKPDARSSPDYGRAESPVYERYRSRSPMRQERP from the exons ATGGAGGATGAGCGTGATGCAGAGGATGCAATCCGAGGACTTGACCGGTTTGAGTTTGGCAGACAGGGTCGTCGTCTTCGTGTTGAGTGGACAAAG CAAGAACGTGATGGGCGACGATCTGGTGGTGGCAATCCTAGAAGATCTTCCGCTAATATGAGGCCCACAAAGACTTTGTTTGTGATTAACTTTGACCATATCACTACCAGgacaagggatttggagaggcattTTGAACCATATGGCAAAATTTTGAATATCAGGATTAGAAGAAACTTTGCTTTCATCCAGTTTGACTCACAGGAAGATGCAACAAAAGCATTGGATGCAACCAACATGAG CAAGTTGATGGATCGGGTTATATCAGTAGAATATGCTCTTcgtgatgatgatgaaaaaagAAATGGCTACAGCCCTGATCGAAGAGGTCGGGATAGGTCCCCAGTTAGAGGCCGCGATCACAGGAGATCTGTTAGTCCCTATGGCAGAGGTGCTGAGAGAGGTAGTCCTGACTATGGCCGTGGACCTAGTAGTCCATACAGAAGCAAGCCAGACGCGAGGAGCAGCCCCGACTATGGAAGAGCTGAAAGCCCTGTTTATGAGAGGTACCGCAG CCGCTCGCCGATGAGGCAGGAAAGGCCATGA
- the LOC120263354 gene encoding protein DETOXIFICATION 49-like has protein sequence MCQLPPTHAKPNHQYPMLTPFLPKPSNTTITLHHQSSLSLSFTETKSILTIALPMILTGLLLYSRSMISMLFLGHLGSLPLAGGALAIGFANITGYSVLSGLSMGMEPLCGQAFGANKPLLIGLTLKQTILLLLTTSFPISLLWLSMRHLLLLSGQDSSIADAAHDFILFSLPDLLLQSFLHPLRIYLRTQSITLPLTYCATAALILHLPINYLLVSIFHLGIKGVALGTVLTNFNLLIMLLFFIYFSGIHAHTGGFTLTSDCFTGWKQLLSLAIPSCVSVCLEWWWYELMVLLCGLLLDPKSTVASMGILIQTTSLIYIFPSSLSFSVSTRVGNELGANRPDRARRSANVGLCCGFVLGFTALAFAFSVRNVWARMFTDDSTIMALTSTVLPILGACELGNCPQTTGCGVLRGSARPRAGANINLGSFYLVGTPVAAALAFWFGFDFKGLWLGLLAAQVTCVVLMLVVIRRTDWDSQAQRAQRLTGAAGHDHDHDDDDVVKDEESGFGVCVKSVNEREKEFSGLIN, from the coding sequence atgtGCCAACTTCCACCCACCCATGCAAAACCCAACCACCAGTACCCCATGCTCACCCCTTTCCTCCCTAAACCATCCAACACTACTATCACCCTGCACCACCAatcctctctctccctctccttcACTGAAACCAAGTCCATTCTCACCATTGCACTCCCCATGATCCTCACCGGCCTTCTCCTCTACTCTCGTTCCATGATCTCCATGCTTTTCCTCGGCCACCTTGGTAGCCTTCCTTTAGCCGGCGGTGCTCTTGCCATCGGCTTCGCCAACATCACCGGCTACTCCGTCCTTTCCGGCCTTTCCATGGGCATGGAACCTCTCTGCGGCCAAGCCTTCGGCGCCAACAAACCTCTTCTCATCGGTCTCACTCTCAAACAaaccatccttcttctcctcaccACCTCATTCCCTATCTCTCTTCTCTGGCTCTCCATGCgccaccttcttctcctctctggCCAAGACTCCTCCATCGCCGACGCCGCTCACGACTTCATCCTCTTCTCCCTCCCTGACCTCCTCCTCCAATCCTTTCTCCATCCTCTTCGCATCTATCTCCGAACTCAATCCATAACTCTCCCTCTCACCTACTGTGCCACCGCCGCTCTCATTCTCCACCTCCCCATCAACTACCTTCTCGTCTCCATCTTCCATCTTGGCATTAAAGGTGTCGCACTTGGCACCGTGTTAACTAACTTCAATCTCTTAATcatgcttcttttcttcatttacTTCTCCGGCATCCATGCTCATACCGGCGGCTTCACACTCACCTCAGATTGTTTCACCGGCTGGAAACAACTCTTAAGTTTAGCCATACCCAGTTGCGTTTCAGTGTGTTTAGAGTGGTGGTGGTATGAGCTCATGGTTTTATTATGTGGTTTACTACTAGACCCAAAGTCCACAGTTGCTTCAATGGGCATACTAATCCAGACAACATCTTTGATCTATATATTCCCATCTTCACTCAGTTTCAGCGTCTCAACTCGTGTCGGTAACGAGCTCGGCGCTAACCGACCCGACCGAGCACGGCGCTCGGCCAACGTCGGTCTATGTTGCGGCTTCGTGCTCGGTTTCACGGCGCTGGCATTTGCTTTCAGTGTTCGTAACGTGTGGGCGAGGATGTTCACTGATGACTCGACCATTATGGCGTTGACTAGCACAGTGTTACCGATACTGGGCGCGTGCGAGCTCGGTAACTGCCCGCAAACGACCGGGTGCGGTGTGTTGCGTGGTAGTGCTCGGCCACGAGCCGGAGCGAATATTAATCTTGGTTCATTTTACTTAGTTGGAACACCGGTTGCTGCCGCGCTAGCGTTTTGGTTCGGTTTCGATTTCAAAGGGCTTTGGCTCGGCCTTCTCGCCGCGCAGGTGACTTGTGTTGTGCTAATGCTCGTTGTGATCCGGCGCACTGATTGGGATTCACAGGCTCAGCGCGCTCAGAGACTCACTGGAGCTGCTGgtcatgatcatgatcatgatgatgatgatgttgttaagGATGAGGAATCTGGGTTTGGTGTATGTGTGAAGAGTGTTAATGAAAGAGAGAAGGAATTCAGTgggttaattaattag
- the LOC120262573 gene encoding peroxisomal membrane protein 11E-like, translated as MSTLDGTRADLALIVLYLNKTEARDKICRAIQYGSKFLSNGQPGTAQDVDKSTSLARKVFRLFKFVNDLQALISPPSQGTPLPLILLGKSKNTLLSTFLLLDQVVWAGRTGIYKNKERTEKISRISLFCWMGSSICTSIIELAEVKRLSSQIKNLEKDMKLNDKQEQKSEQYLSKIKQSNDRLLLLIKSSIDIVVAVGLLQLAPETVTPRVTGAFGFITSLISCYQLLPASHKAKMQ; from the exons ATGAGCACATTAGATGGAACACGAGCCGACCTCGCACTTATTGTTTTATACTTGAACAAAACCGAAGCAAGAGATAAGATATGTCGAGCCATTCAGTATGGATCGAAGTTCTTGAGCAATGGACAGCCAGGCACTGCACAAGATGTCGACAAATCAACTAGCTTAGCACGAAAAGTTTTTCGGCTTTTCAAG TTTGTTAATGATTTGCAAGCTCTTATTAGTCCACCTTCTCAAGGAACTCCTCTTCCACTGATTTTGCTCGGAAAG TCAAAAAACACGTTATTATCGACTTTCTTGCTCTTGGATCAAGTTGTGTGGGCCGGGAGAACAGGAATATATAAG AACAAAGAGCGCACCGAGAAAATTAGTAGGATATCACTTTTCTGTTGGATGGGATCTTCTATATGCACTTCTATTATTGAG ttggCAGAAGTAAAAAGGTTATCTTCACAAATCAAGAATTTGGAGAAGGATATGAAGTTAAATGACAAGCAAGAA CAGAAAAGTGAGCAGTATCTTAGTAAGATTAAGCAGTCTAATGATCGGCTTCTTTTGCTAATAAAATCATCAATAGACATTGTGGTTGCTGTTGGACTTCTTCAACTTGCACCGGAAACTGTCACTCCTCGAGTAACAGGAGCTTTCGGTTTCATAACTTCACTTATATCTTGTTATCAG TTACTTCCTGCATCACACAAGGCAAAGATGCAGTGA
- the LOC120265172 gene encoding LOW QUALITY PROTEIN: protein LIM3-like (The sequence of the model RefSeq protein was modified relative to this genomic sequence to represent the inferred CDS: deleted 1 base in 1 codon) — protein MAAVKIVLMILMVTLVMQSRLVFSQNCSANLGALTTCAAYVLPGGPRVLPSAECCGALRAVDRTCLCSTVDIINRIPRDCNLPVVTCV, from the exons ATGGCAGCTGTGAAGATAGTTCTGATGATTTTGATGGTCACATTGGTCATGCAATCTAGACTGGTATTTTCACAGAATTGCTCGGCCAATCTCGGTGCACTCACGACTTGTGCAGCATATGTGTTGCCTGGAGGGCCG AGGGTCCTCCCGAGCGCTGAGTGTTGCGGTGCTCTCCGAGCAGTTGATCGGACATGCCTTTGCAGTACCGTTGATATAATTAATCGTATTCCAAGAGATTGCAACCTTCCTGTTGTTACCT GTGTGTGA